The window TCGAAATAACCCCACCTATCACCCGAGGGAGGAGAGGGAGGAAGCGGGTTAAAGGAAAGGGGAGGAAGGTAAAACACCGCCAACAGTAAAACGAGGATGAGAAATCCTACCAACCTCTTTCGCCTAACCATAAAAAACTCCCTTGACAACAAGGAAACTACCCTATATAATCCCCTTTCGCATCGGTTAACGGAGTAAAGGAGGTAAAATGGCAAAACCGAAGACCTCGGCAAAGAGGGTGAGACAAAACAGAAGAAGACGGGAGATAAACAAGCGGAACCGCACGAGACTCAGAAACCAGATAAAAAAGCTCCGTCGGGCTATCGAGGCGAAGGATATCGAGCTCGCCAGGGAACTGCTCAATCCCACCCTCTCCCTCATTGACCGTTCGATCCAAAAGGGCATCATCCACGATAATACCGCCTCCCGGCTGAAATCGAGACTTACCAAAAAGGTAAACGCCCTAACCGCAGCGGAAGAGGCTCCGGTCAGTAAATAGGGGGAGAAAAAGAAGCGGTTTCACGCTCCGAGGTGAGCTCGAGGATGAGCGCCGCCAAGAGAACCTCCTCCCTTTTCTTGAACACACTCCGTTTAAGATAAAAATCGAAATCGGCAAAGCGGGAAAGAGCCCGCTTAAGTTTTTTCAGGTCGAAATTCCTCGCTTGCCTCAGGTACTCATCAGCGAGGAACCTCCTTCCCTCATCACCAATGAGCGATTGAAGCTTAGCGCGCCCCTCACCGGAGAGCGACGCCTCGAGGAAGCGGGAAAGCTCAACAATATGGCCCTCAACCGCCGCCAAGAGCACCTCCGGGGCAATTCCTTCAACCATCAGGCGGGAAAGAAGAAGAAGGGCTCGCCCCGCATTCTTACTCCCCACCGCATTCGACAACTCCCAGATCTGATGCTTCTTTATCCCGCCGAAGATGAGTTCCGCCTCCCTCAGGGTGAGTTTCCTCTCCTCCCCCAAATAGAGCATCGCCTTCTCGAGCTCGCTTGCAATGGCATAAAGATCGGCACCCACCAACTCGATGAGAAGGGAGATAGCTCTCGGTTCTGCCTGATATCCCCTTCTCCTCAAGTAATTATGGGCGAAGCGCTCTGCCTTTGCCAGCTTAAGCCTTCTCAGCTCAACCACCTCTCCGTAGTTCGCTATCAACTTGACCGCCGGATGGGATAGGGCTTTCCTCCTCCGTTTCCCTCCTATTCTCTCCAGGCTAAAGGCGAGAACGGTTGAAGGGGAGGGGTTCTTAAGGTAATCCTCAAATACCGCTGGTGGACTGGTGGTGAGTTTTTCCAAATTCCTCACCAAAACGAGCCTCTTCCCGCCAAAAAGAGGAAGGTCCGCTGCCTTATCCACTATCTCCTCGTAGCTCGTCTCATCGGCGAAGAGGGGTTCATAATCCACTTCTTGAGAAGAGGAAGCAAGCCTGGCAAGAAGCTCCCTCACCGCTGCCCGAAGGAGATAGGGCTCTTCCACCGAAAAAAGATAAACGGGGAAGATATCCCCGGTAGAAAGCCTCCTTTTGAACTCGGCGTAATCCATCATCAAAAACTTTCCAAGATGAGGGCAGCGAGCCTCTTGGCAAACCTCTCCGCAGAGATCTTTATCGCCTCCTCCTCCTGATTGTAATAATCGCCAACCTCCTCGCTCACCTGGAAGTTCTCGGAGAAGGTGAGATGATCGTTTGTAAAGAGCACCTTACCGGTAACAAGATCGGTAAAGACCACCTTCGCCCGAACGGTAACGGTATAGGAGGTCGCCCTTCCCTCCTCATCGAGCGCCCCTGGCCTAAGCTGGTAGGAGACGAGCTCCCCAATAAGCTCGGCATCCGCCCCCTCCCTCGCCGGGAGAATACGGTAGCTCCCCCGGGAGAGGAACTCCTCCTGGACCTTCTCCGTTATCACCTCCTCGAGCCCGGGGCGGGAGGTGTTATTCTTGAAGGTGGGTATGGCTATCTTCTTGATGTGGCTCGGGAGATATGAACCACGCCCTACCAGATGATATCCACAGGCGATAAAACCGAGCAAAAGGACAAAAACCGAAATAAAAGTAAGGACCCGCTTCATATCTCCCTCATACCACGATATTTATCAACTTCTTGGGAACATAAACCACCCTTCTCACCTTGCTCCCCTCGACATAGGAACGAACCTTGGGAAGGGAAAGGGCAAGTTCTCTTATCTCCTCTTCCGAAGTATCTTCCGCTACCTCGAGCCTTCCCCTGAGCTTCCCGTTCACCTGAACCACGATGGTGATCAACTCCTCTTTGGCAAGTTCGGGGTCATAACTGGGGAAGGGATGATGGGCGAGGCTCTCTTTGTGTCCCATTCTCTCCCAGAGCTCCTCAGCGATGTGAGGGGCAAAGGGTGAGAGGATGAGTACCAATGATTCCAGCGCTTCCTTCAGTATCGGGATATCGCCTGGGGTTTTACTCCCCTTCTCTCCGTAATCGTAGAACTCGTTGACCAACTCCATTATGGCGCTGATCGCGGTGTTGAAATGGAGCCTTTCTTCGATATCCACCATCACCCTCTTTATCGTCTGGTGGAGCTTTCTCCTCAGCTTCACCGCCTCAGGAGACGGCTCCCCACCCGCCTCCTTCTCAAGCTCGGGGAGAAAACGGTTCACCAACCGCCAAACCCGAATGAGAAAACGGTATGCCCCCTCAACCCCGAAATCGCTCCACTCGAGATCCCTCTCCGGCGGGGCGGCGAAAAGGATGAACAACCGCACCGTATCCGCTCCATAGCGATCGATCATCTCATCGGGATCGACCACATTCCCCTTTGACTTGGACATCTTGGCACCGTCCTTTATCACCATCCCCTGGGTAAGAAGGCGGACCGCGGGCTCCGATATCTCGAGGAAGCCGAGGTCACGAAGCACCTTGGTGAAGAAGCGGAAGTAAAGGAGGTGCATAACCGCGTGCTCAACCCCCCCGATGTAGATATCCACCGGAAGCCAATAGGAAGCGGCGGAGACATTTATCGGAGCGTCCTCTATCTTGGGATCGGTATAGCGGATGAAATACCACGAGGAATCGACGAAGGTGTCCATCGTGTCCGTTTCCCTTTTCGCCTTCCCTCCACATTTGGGGCAGGTGGTCTCAACGAATTCGGGGACCTTATCCAATGGGTTCCCCCCCACTCCGCTGAACTCCACATCCCGGGGAAGAACCACTGGAAGGTCCTCATAGGGCACGGGCACGACGCCACACTTGGAGCAGTGGATCATCGGGATCGGCGTCCCCCAGTAACGCTGGCGGGAGATCCCCCAATCCTTAAGGCGATAATCGACCGATCTCTTTCCGAAGCCTTTTTCCTCCGCATATTCGGTCATCCGGGCTATCGCCTCCTCAGAGGAAAGACCACTGAACTCACCGGAATCTATGAGCACGCCGTATTCGGTAAACGCCTTCTCAAGACCCTCGGGGGCAAGCTCGCCCTCCTTCGGCTTTACCACTATCCTCATTGGAAGCTGATACTTTCTCGCAAACTCGAAGTCCCGCTCATCATGGGCGGGAACAGCCATCACTGCCCCGGTGCCGTAATCCATCAGGATGTAGTTGGCAACGAAGATGGGTATCCTCTCTCCAGAGAAGGGGTTTACCGCATAGGCGCCGGTGAACACACCCTCTTTTTCAAGGGTTTCCGCCTTTCTCAGGGAATAGGGGATCTTCCGCTCTCGGGAGACGAAGTGGAGCACCTCGCTCTCCTCCTTCTTCCCCTTGACCAGCTCCGGGATCACCGGATGCTCCGGGGAAAGAAGAAGGAAGGTGGCACCATAGATGGTGTCTATCCTGGTAGTGAAGACCTCGATCTCGATATCGGAGGAAGAAACGGGGAAGGAGACCCGGGCACCGACGCTTTTGCCGATCCAGTTCCTCTGCATCGTCTTCACCCGTTCGGGCCAATCCTTCAGGGTATCGATGTCGGCGAGAAGCTCCTCGGCATAAGCGGTGATGCGAAAGAACCACTGGGGAAGCTCCCTCTCCTCCACTTCGGAATCACAACGCCAGCAACGCCCTCCTTCAACCTGCTCGTTAGCGAGCACCGTTTGACAGGAAGGACACCAATTCACCCTCCCCAACTTCCGATAAACCAGTCCCCTCTCCCACATCTTTAAGAAGAACCACTGGTTCCAGCGGTAATAGTCGGGAAGGGAGGTATTGACCTCGCGCTCCCAGGCATAGCTGAAGCCGAGCCTCCTAAGCTGACCCCGCATCCTCTCAATATTTTTCATCGTCCACTCGGCGGGGTGGATCCCATGTTTGATGGCAGCGTTCTCCGCGGGGAGACCGAGCGCATCCCAACCTATCGGATGGAGCACATTATACCCCTTCATAAAGAAATAGCGGGCGATCACATCCCCTATAGAGTAGTTCCGCACATGGCCCATATGGATGTCGCCCGAGGGGTAGGGAAGCATCTCCAGGCAATAATACTTCTTCTTCCCCGGGTCCTCGCTCACCTCGAAGACCCGCTCCTCCCACCACCTTTTCTGCCACTTCTCCTCGATCTTTTTGAAATCGTATCTATCACCCTTCATTGGAATCACCCTCTTTCTCCCTCTCAAGACTCCTTCTTACAGCATCAAGCACCCCGTTTACAAATTGAGCGGATTCCGTTGAACCATAGCGCTTGGCGATCTCTATCGCCTCGTTTATCACTACCTTCTTTGGCGTCTCCGGCTCATAGAGAAATTCGTAAACCCCCATCCGGAGGATATTCCTATCGACCACCGCCATTCGGGGGAGACGCCAGTTGTCCGCATGGGAGGAGATCAGCTCATCTATCTCCTCCCGATGAGCGAGGGTGCCAAAGGCAAGCCTCCGAGCAAACTCCTCCACCTCGTAAGGCACCTTCTCCCCGGTGAAAAAGGCTTCTACCTCCTCCTTGCTCCTCTCGCCAGCGAGGTCTATCTGAAACAACAACTTAAGGGCGAGCTCTCGCCCCTTTCTCCTCGTTCCCATAGGGCTTTACTGGCGCAAGTTCAAAGCCTGCGGTAAAGATCAGCCATCTCGATGGCGGAAAGGGCAGCGAACCACCCCTTATTCCCCGCCTTGGCACCGGCTCGATTTATCGCCTGTTCCAAGGTATCGGCAGTGATGATCCCCAGGCTAACCGGCACCCCGGTATCCCGGGCGATAATCCCAAGTTCCCGGGTAACCTGGGAGGAGATGAACTCGAAATGGGGAGTTTCCCCTCGGATAAGTGCCCCCAAGCAGATTAGCGCATTGTACTTCTTGCTCTTCGCCATCTTATGGGCAACCTGGGGGATCTCGAAGGAGCCGGGAACCCAGGCGATCTCTATATCCTCATCAGCAGCCCCATGGCGGGTGAGGGCATCGAGACAGCCGGAAAGGAGCCTATTGCTGATAAACTCATTGAACCGGGCGATGACCACTCCAAACCTAAGCCCTTTTGCCGAAAGAATACCCTCTTTCTTTATCGGCATCGTTATCTCCCTGCCTCCTTATGAAGTTCAGCGAATTTTAACAGAAAATAGGGGATTTAGTCAAGGATATTGAATAATGTATATACGGTTACCTTTTTTCTCCTTATCACCCTGAGAGAGACTCCTGTTTAGGACAGTCAAT is drawn from Acidobacteriota bacterium and contains these coding sequences:
- the holA gene encoding DNA polymerase III subunit delta, with translation MMDYAEFKRRLSTGDIFPVYLFSVEEPYLLRAAVRELLARLASSSQEVDYEPLFADETSYEEIVDKAADLPLFGGKRLVLVRNLEKLTTSPPAVFEDYLKNPSPSTVLAFSLERIGGKRRRKALSHPAVKLIANYGEVVELRRLKLAKAERFAHNYLRRRGYQAEPRAISLLIELVGADLYAIASELEKAMLYLGEERKLTLREAELIFGGIKKHQIWELSNAVGSKNAGRALLLLSRLMVEGIAPEVLLAAVEGHIVELSRFLEASLSGEGRAKLQSLIGDEGRRFLADEYLRQARNFDLKKLKRALSRFADFDFYLKRSVFKKREEVLLAALILELTSERETASFSPPIY
- a CDS encoding LptE family protein; protein product: MKRVLTFISVFVLLLGFIACGYHLVGRGSYLPSHIKKIAIPTFKNNTSRPGLEEVITEKVQEEFLSRGSYRILPAREGADAELIGELVSYQLRPGALDEEGRATSYTVTVRAKVVFTDLVTGKVLFTNDHLTFSENFQVSEEVGDYYNQEEEAIKISAERFAKRLAALILESF
- a CDS encoding leucine--tRNA ligase → MKGDRYDFKKIEEKWQKRWWEERVFEVSEDPGKKKYYCLEMLPYPSGDIHMGHVRNYSIGDVIARYFFMKGYNVLHPIGWDALGLPAENAAIKHGIHPAEWTMKNIERMRGQLRRLGFSYAWEREVNTSLPDYYRWNQWFFLKMWERGLVYRKLGRVNWCPSCQTVLANEQVEGGRCWRCDSEVEERELPQWFFRITAYAEELLADIDTLKDWPERVKTMQRNWIGKSVGARVSFPVSSSDIEIEVFTTRIDTIYGATFLLLSPEHPVIPELVKGKKEESEVLHFVSRERKIPYSLRKAETLEKEGVFTGAYAVNPFSGERIPIFVANYILMDYGTGAVMAVPAHDERDFEFARKYQLPMRIVVKPKEGELAPEGLEKAFTEYGVLIDSGEFSGLSSEEAIARMTEYAEEKGFGKRSVDYRLKDWGISRQRYWGTPIPMIHCSKCGVVPVPYEDLPVVLPRDVEFSGVGGNPLDKVPEFVETTCPKCGGKAKRETDTMDTFVDSSWYFIRYTDPKIEDAPINVSAASYWLPVDIYIGGVEHAVMHLLYFRFFTKVLRDLGFLEISEPAVRLLTQGMVIKDGAKMSKSKGNVVDPDEMIDRYGADTVRLFILFAAPPERDLEWSDFGVEGAYRFLIRVWRLVNRFLPELEKEAGGEPSPEAVKLRRKLHQTIKRVMVDIEERLHFNTAISAIMELVNEFYDYGEKGSKTPGDIPILKEALESLVLILSPFAPHIAEELWERMGHKESLAHHPFPSYDPELAKEELITIVVQVNGKLRGRLEVAEDTSEEEIRELALSLPKVRSYVEGSKVRRVVYVPKKLINIVV
- a CDS encoding 6,7-dimethyl-8-ribityllumazine synthase, with the protein product MPIKKEGILSAKGLRFGVVIARFNEFISNRLLSGCLDALTRHGAADEDIEIAWVPGSFEIPQVAHKMAKSKKYNALICLGALIRGETPHFEFISSQVTRELGIIARDTGVPVSLGIITADTLEQAINRAGAKAGNKGWFAALSAIEMADLYRRL
- the rpsT gene encoding 30S ribosomal protein S20; this encodes MAKPKTSAKRVRQNRRRREINKRNRTRLRNQIKKLRRAIEAKDIELARELLNPTLSLIDRSIQKGIIHDNTASRLKSRLTKKVNALTAAEEAPVSK
- the nusB gene encoding transcription antitermination factor NusB; its protein translation is MGTRRKGRELALKLLFQIDLAGERSKEEVEAFFTGEKVPYEVEEFARRLAFGTLAHREEIDELISSHADNWRLPRMAVVDRNILRMGVYEFLYEPETPKKVVINEAIEIAKRYGSTESAQFVNGVLDAVRRSLEREKEGDSNEG